The following proteins are co-located in the Silene latifolia isolate original U9 population chromosome 1, ASM4854445v1, whole genome shotgun sequence genome:
- the LOC141602012 gene encoding uncharacterized protein LOC141602012 has product MENSANMASAKQHIHQLRKNKFWIGVGDKNPLRNDLRMGVKYLSAELYSKDVHFLMELIQNAEDNEYLEGVEPSLEFLITSRDITGTGAPATLLIFNNEKGFLRKNIESICSVGDSTKAGNRKRGYIGEKGIGFKSVFLLTANPYIFSNGYQIRFSEKPCTECDIAYIVPEWVDKPCVSDIQEIYGRHTSLPTTTLILPLKADKVKAVKEQLSSLHPELLLFLSKIKRLSVKEDNQNPKLNSVRAISISSERDFVSKKNIDAESYTVHLAAEEDGDESQGECRYYMWRQKFPVKVENKVDKRKDIEEWSITLAFPYGKRLDRGMTCSGIYAFLPTETVTNLPFIIQADFLLPSSREAILWDDKWNQGILDCVPSAFINAFVSLVKTREDAPASTLASMFAFLPVKSSAYSKLNVIREAIKERLRQESIIMSESHSSQKYFHKPSEVGRLAPMFWDILLHAKAEGAKLHNLSSHGKHILHSSLDNSKYNDELEFLGIEFVDHDWYPKCIKSCNLVGLEEKVYLWLLYFLAINWNSFDIASVRSIPLLKYVTAADTVSLLTVNEAVNHQSYHLCLSKYSKDISWLIKWSTEFISASKLVFLPQKMQEVCLKVDDLLTWMKDHVKVKTLDVCEYSNLLKNSLRSSSSRPVIVFAHFLHHSYENHFLQDTEVRNICSQMPLVDRYGGVYVGQKGVLVPANGSKWVDLLGSNPWRNEEFMELTEDYLTSAQYAGERTAQNELIKFLRCWAGAYDIPEIRPPNSSFSAVSGPLRKENVFLLLDWIKNLRSRGIRLPEEFLRCITDGHWLRVSVSGCILYKPPSQSFLPSSSWGSLLQNGSDMVDIPLVDQEHYDNKLTGYEDELKAIGVMFECGQACEFIGKHLMSMAKIYNLTSTKVIAMLNFIQFLRTKYLPVDEFINSIIYVKWVRTSRGYRFPVESALYAESWKDASTISNIPFIDQDYYSKDVMNYKTELGLLGVMVEFNNNYQIVIDNVKPASTLHRLTPKSLLFALKCISNTRKTNKLVAALKSAKCLKTNRGYLRPSECFLFDREWGCLLQVFDDFPCIDVDFYGGSIFRYKGVLRKLRVAVEFDYAVEKFCAVFKQRVLLKSFTKENALSFIACYRNLKNARQTLPEELRACFLEAKWIKTRIGDFRSPKDCILFSSEWQAIDQITILPFVDDVNCYGKAIHEWRDVLRSMGVVIDLDEGSHLVLSRIFFPQDVKSITPGSLVSLLKCIRNAKLKSLESFPEDFLKKVQQTKWIKSTLGYKSPQECLLYDQPRFLQLCDGPFIDDEYYGKLSSYKTELATLGVTVDLPSSNANSMLASHLMSLTEFSKIERIYSFLNDANWTPSAGAWRIWFPTSSDDGMWVSPKECVLRDTKGLFKSRFHALDRTKYKPDLLMFFSETFNVKSMPSIVDYCILWKEWENSRFTLSVDECQAFWGQFIMNLNSKNESLFFNSVAKVPAFSNGSTDVLLLRKHKVFIPDDLVLKDLFDKYSPNPIFVWYPRKNVSAISHHRLFHLFSKIGVRKISETVRKYELSDLKCKEWKQVNPKDVYISKGLLMLILGFLADSELKIHVKSRHDMVKSLLNLTFFETSEAISTIYSLKITAGEMVEVSSSQMVRWQRDGDKFVTQKLDKSGGLKNVLEYATMFAEVVSRGLLWEKEDLIPGLCELIKLGFLVEFAEDAIEYLLKSLNLEVFAEDEEFLATVSPTL; this is encoded by the exons ATGGAGAATTCTGCAAATATGGCGTCAGCTAAACAACACATACACCAATTACGGAAAAATAAATTTTGGATTGGAGTTGGTGACAAAAATCCGTTGCGTAATGATTTAAGAATGGGTGTCAAGTACCTTTCTGCTGAATTGTACTCTAAAGATGTTCACTTTTTGATGGAACTTATTCAG AATGCTGAAGACAATGAGTACTTGGAAGGAGTAGAACCATCATTGGAATTTTTGATAACTTCTCGTGACATAACAGGCACCGGAGCCCCTGCTACTTTGTTGATCTTTAACAATGAGAAGGGGTTCTTGAGAAAGAACATTGAATCCATTTGTAGTGTTGGTGATTCTACCAAAGCTGGCAACCGAAAACGTGGTTATATCGGGGAGAAAG GTATCGGCTTCAAAAGTGTATTTCTCTTAACAGCTAATCCTTACATCTTCAGTAATGGTTACCAAATACGGTTTAGTGAAAAGCCTTGTACTGAGTGCGATATTGCCTACATCGTTCCAGAATGGGTTGACAAGCCTTGCGTCTCAGACATCCAGGAAATTTATGGTCGGCATACATCCCTGCCAACCACTACATTGATTTTGCCTTTAAAGGCTGATAAAGTTAAAGCAGTGAAGGAACAACTGTCAAGTCTCCATCCAGAGCTGCTCTTATTTCTCTCAAAAATCAAGCGGCTCTCAGTTAAGGAGGATAATCAAAACCCAAAGCTAAATAGTGTTCGTGCAATTTCAATTTCAAGTGAAAGGGACTTTGTATCCAAGAAAAATATCGATGCCGAGTCCTATACTGTTCACTTGGCGGCTGAGGAAGATGGGGATGAGTCACAGGGCGAATGTCGGTATTATATGTGGAGGCAGAAGTTTCCTGTGAAGGTTGAGAATAAGGTAGACAAGAGGAAGGATATTGAGGAATGGTCTATTACATTGGCTTTTCCATATGGCAAGCGTCTTGATCGAGGAATGACATGCTCTGGCATATACGCTTTCCTTCCCACTGAGACAGTAACAAATCTGCCATTCATAATACAGGCTGATTTTCTTCTCCCATCATCTAGAGAGGCTATTCTTTGGGATGACAAATGGAACCAAGGTATCCTTGATTGTGTTCCCAGTGCTTTTATTAATGCATTTGTCTCTCTTGTGAAAACAAGAGAAGATGCTCCTGCTTCCACCCTGGCTTCCATGTTTGCATTTCTGCCTGTTAAAAGTTCGGCCTACTCTAAGTTGAATGTTATAAGGGAGGCGATAAAAGAGAGGCTCCGTCAAGAAAGCATAATTATGTCAGAATCACACTCGAGTCAGAAATATTTTCACAAACCAAGTGAAGTTGGCAGGTTAGCGCCAATGTTTTGGGATATACTGTTACATGCGAAAGCTGAAGGAGCAAAATTACATAACCTTTCTTCCCATGGGAAACACATATTGCACTCTTCTTTGGATAACAGTAAATACAACGACGAGCTTGAGTTCCTTGGAATCGAGTTTGTTGACCATGACTGGTATCCAAAGTGCATCAAAAGTTGTAATCTTGTGGGTTTAGAGGAAAAAGTTTACTTGTGGTTGCTTTACTTTTTAGCGATTAATTGGAACTCATTTGATATAGCCTCTGTGAGAAGTATACCACTTCTGAAGTATGTAACTGCTGCTGACACTGTTTCTCTCTTAACCGTGAATGAAGCTGTAAATCATCAGTCATATCATCTCTGCCTCTCAAAATACTCTAAAGATATTTCTTGGCTGATTAAGTGGAGCACGGAATTCATATCTGCATCAAAGCTAGTTTTCTTACCTCAAAAGATGCAAGAGGTCTGCTTAAAAGTGGATGATTTATTGACTTGGATGAAAGATCATGTCAAAGTAAAGACTCTGGATGTTTGTGAATACTCAAATCTTCTTAAGAACTCACTCAGAAGTAGTAGTTCTAGGCCGGTCATAGTTTTtgctcactttcttcatcattcatACGAAAACCACTTTCTTCAAGATACTGAGGTGAGGAATATATGCAGCCAGATGCCACTTGTTGACCGATATGGTGGTGTATATGTTGGACAAAAGGGAGTGCTGGTACCTGCTAATGGGAGCAAGTGGGTTGATTTGTTGGGCTCTAATCCATGGCGAAATGAGGAATTCATGGAGCTAACTGAAGATTATTTAACGTCAGCTCAATATGCTGGGGAGCGCACAGCTCAGAATGAACTGATTAAGTTTCTTCGATGTTGGGCTGGTGCTTATGACATCCCGGAAATACGTCCCCCAAACTCTTCTTTTTCTGCCGTGTCTGGACCGTTGAGGAAGGAAAATGTGTTTCTCCTTTTAGATTGGATTAAGAATTTGAGATCTAGGGGAATCCGATTGCCTGAGGAATTCTTGAGATGTATTACTGATGGGCACTGGTTGAGAGTGAGTGTTAGTGGTTGTATACTTTACAAACCTCCATCTCAATCATTTCTTCCTAGTTCATCATGGGGAAGTCTACTGCAGAATGGCTCAGATATGGTCGACATACCATTGGTTGATCAGGAACATTATGATAATAAACTGACCGGTTATGAAGATGAGCTAAAAGCAATTGGAGTAATGTTCGAATGTGGGCAAGCGTGTGAATTCATTGGCAAACATCTCATGTCCATGGCTAAAATTTATAATCTGACTAGTACCAAGGTTATTGCCATGCTCAATTTCATCCAGTTTTTGAGGACTAAATATCTCCCAGTAGATGAATTTATCAACAGCATAATATATGTGAAATGGGTGAGGACGTCCCGTGGATACAGGTTCCCTGTCGAATCTGCCCTCTATGCTGAATCCTGGAAAGATGCATCAACAATCAGTAACATACCTTTCATTGATCAAGATTATTATAGTAAAGATGTTATGAATTACAAGACCGAGCTGGGTTTACTGGGGGTTATGGTGGAGTTCAATAACAATTATCAGATTGTGATTGACAATGTGAAACCTGCTTCAACTCTGCACCGTCTGACGCCTAAGTCTTTACTTTTTGCTCTCAAGTGCATAAGCAACACCCGTAAAACCAATAAACTTGTTGCTGCCTTGAAATCTGCGAAATGCTTGAAGACAAACAGGGGTTACTTGCGTCCTAGTGAATGCTTCCTATTTGATCGAGAATGGGGATGCTTGTTGCAGGTATTTGATGATTTTCCTTGCATTGATGTTGATTTCTATGGAGGTAGCATATTCCGTTACAAAGGTGTACTGAGGAAACTTAGGGTGGCGGTGGAATTTGACTACGCTGTTGAGAAATTTTGTGCAGTGTTCAAGCAAAGAGTTTTGTTGAAATCTTTTACCAAGGAGAACGCCCTCTCGTTTATTGCTTGCTATAGAAACTTGAAGAATGCCAGGCAAACACTTCCCGAGGAATTAAGAGCATGCTTTCTGGAAGCTAAATGGATCAAAACCCGAATTGGGGATTTCAGGTCACCAAAGGATTGTATCTTGTTCAGTTCAGAATGGCAGGCTATAGACCAGATTACAATACTTCCTTTTGTTGATGACGTGAATTGCTATGGTAAAGCCATCCATGAGTGGAGAGATGTGTTGAGAAGTATGGGTGTAGTGATTGATCTCGATGAAGGGTCTCATTTGGTTTTGAGTCGTATCTTTTTCCCACAGGATGTTAAGAGTATAACTCCTGGTAGCTTAGTTTCGTTGCTCAAGTGTATCAGGAATGCTAAACTGAAGAGCCTGGAATCATTTCCCGAGGATTTCTTGAAAAAAGTTCAGCAAACAAAGTGGATAAAGTCCACTCTTGGGTATAAGAGTCCACAAGAGTGCTTGTTATATGATCAACCAAGATTTTTGCAGCTTTGTGATGGTCCATTCATTGACGACGAGTACTATGGGAAATTATCTTCGTACAAGACAGAGCTTGCTACTCTTGGAGTCACTGTTGATTTGCCTAGTAGCAATGCAAATTCAATGCTTGCTAGTCATCTTATGTCTCTTACTGAATTTTCCAAGATTGAGCGGATATATTCATTTTTGAATGATGCAAATTGGACACCGAGTGCTGGGGCTTGGAGAATCTGGTTCCCAACTAGCTCTGATGATGGCATGTGGGTCAGCCCAAAGGAATGTGTTCTGCGTGACACAAAAGGTCTTTTCAAGTCACGTTTTCATGCTCTTGATCGAACAAAATACAAACCAGACCTCCTTATGTTTTTCTCAGAGACCTTTAATGTCAAATCCATGCCCTCTATAGTGGATTACTGCATCCTCTGGAAGGAGTGGGAAAACTCAAGGTTTACATTATCAGTTGATGAATGCCAGGCTTTTTGGGGGCAATTCATAATGAATCTCAACTCAAAAAACGAGAGTTTGTTTTTTAATAGTGTAGCGAAAGTACCCGCGTTTTCTAATGGATCAACTGATGTTCTTTTGCTGAGGAAACATAAAGTGTTCATCCCCGATGATCTCGTATTGAAAGATCTTTTCGACAAATATTCTCCAAACCCAATATTTGTCTGGTATCCGAGGAAAAATGTGTCCGCCATTTCCCATCACAGGCTGTTTCATTTATTCTCCAAGATTGGAGTTCGAAAAATCTCTGAAACTGTCAGAAAATATGAGCTGTCTGACTTGAAATGCAAGGAATGGAAGCAGGTGAACCCAAAGGATGTTTATATTTCAAAAGGTCTCTTAATGCTCATATTAGGATTTCTTGCTGATTCAGAACTGAAGATCCACGTAAAGAGCAGACATGACATGGTCAAAAGTTTACTCAATCTCACTTTTTTTGAGACTTCAGAGGCTATTTCAACGATTTACAGCTTGAAGATTACTGCAGGGGAGATGGTTGAGGTTAGCAGCAGTCAAATGGTACGTTGGCAGAGGGATGGTGATAAATTTGTCACTCAGAAACTCGACAAGTCAGGTGGGCTTAAGAATGTTTTAGAATATGCCACAATGTTTGCAGAAGTTGTATCTCGAGGATTGCTTTGGGAGAAGGAAGATCTGATTCCTGGACTTTGCGAACTCATCAAGCTCGGCTTTTTGGTGGAATTTGCTGAGGATGCAATTGAGTATCTCCTGAAGTCCTTGAATTTGGAGGTCTTTGCAGAGGATGAGGAGTTCCTCGCTACTGTCTCTCCGACTTTATAG
- the LOC141657844 gene encoding uncharacterized protein LOC141657844 has product MGCGVSKLDPNQDDIPERIKPILQRRLEEIRAKKNNKNSDGHSKKDPLGEAPDSHESDNGEQEQNQDDENVATNKVDHTFNVTQDSPPTLQKINDEIMPLNDEQLVGECRIDDKTDDIRFLRKRHVSEGSLNIVEEEIDLDNYNRADLGRASPSFRVYCTDFPVEDDDLIVDEHVSDEDTMEDHRHSIGQESTCSNEVSVRHIPSKKSKRGRKFKITMPKGGKIYKNMQSFYYFPCSSQTNSNLLQKAAA; this is encoded by the exons ATGGGTTGTGGAGTATCAAAACTTGACCCGAATCAAGATGACATTCCGGAACGCATTAAACCGATCCTCCAACGTAGACTCGAGGAAATCCGAGCCAAGAAAAACAACAAGAATTCCGATGGTCATTCCAAGAAAGATCCCCTAGGCGAAGCTCCCGATTCTCATGAATCCGATAATGGAGAGCAAGAACAAAACCAGGACGACGAAAATGTAGCTACCAATAAAGTTGATCATACATTCAATGTTACCCAAGATAGTCCTCCTACATTGCAAAAAATAAATGATGAAATTATGCCCTTGAACGACGAGCAACTCGTAGGAGAATGTCGAATAGACGACAAGACCGATGATATACGATTTTTGCGTAAGCGACATGTATCTGAAGGATCATTGAATATAGTTGAGGAAGAAATTGATTTAGATAATTATAATCGTGCTGATTTAGGCCGTGCCTCGCCTAGCTTCAGGGTCTATTGCACGGATTTCCCTGTCGAGGATGACGACCTTATTGTTGATG AACATGTTAGTGATGAAGACACCATGGAGGATCATAGGCACAGTATAGGTCAAGAATCAACTTGTTCCAATGAG GTATCGGTGAGACACATTCCGTCAAAGAAATCGAAACGAGGAAGAAAGTTTAAGATAACAATGCCAAAGGGAGGAAAAATTTATAAAAATATGCAATCCTTTTATTATTTTCCTTGTTCATCACAAACTAATTCAAATCTCTTGCAAAAAGCAGCAGCTTGA